Proteins from one Globicephala melas chromosome 21, mGloMel1.2, whole genome shotgun sequence genomic window:
- the LOC115867623 gene encoding small ribosomal subunit protein eS7-like: protein MTFDSRKFLLILLCLSVVAWALRVADVSKATFSSSAKIMKPNSEKLDEYELGISQALLQLEMNPDLKAQLWELNITAAKEIAVGGGRRAIIIFVPVPQRKSFQKLQVQLVRELEKKFSRKHVVFIAQRRILPKPTRKSHTKNKQKHPRSRILTAVHDAILEDLAFPSETVGKRVDGSRLMKVHLDKAQQNGVEHEVETFSGVYKKLTGKDDNFEFLEFQL from the exons ATGACCTTTGACTCCAGG aaatttcttttgattttgctgTGCTTGAGCGTGGTTGCATGGGCGCTTAGGGTTGCTGATGTTAGCAAGGCCACGTTCAGTTCCAGTGCAAAGATCATGAAGCCCAACAGCGAGAAGCTGGACGAGTATGAGTTGGGCATCTCCCAGGCCCTCCTGCAGTTGGAGATGAACCCGGACCTCAAGGCCCAGCTGTGGGAGCTGAACATCACGGCTGCCAAGGAAATTGCAGTTGGTGGTGGTCGGAGAGCTATCATAATCTTTGTTCCCGTTCCGCAACGGAAATCTTTCCAGAAACTCCAGGTCCAGCTAGTGCGTGAGTTGGAGAAGAAGTTCAGCAGGAAGCATGTTGTCTTTATTGCTCAGAGGAGAATTCTGCCTAAGCCAACTCGAAAAAGCCATAcgaaaaataagcaaaagcatCCCAGGAGCCGCATTCTGACTGCCGTGCACGACGCCATCCTGGAGGACTTGGCTTTCCCTAGTGAGACTGTGGGCAAGAGAGTGGATGGCAGCCGACTCATGAAGGTTCATTTGGATAAAGCACAGCAGAACGGTGTGGAACACGAGGTTGAAACATTTTCTGGTGTCTATAAGAAGCTCACCGGCAAGGACGATAATTTTGAATTCCTAGAGTTTCAGTTGTAA